From a single Gemmatimonadota bacterium genomic region:
- a CDS encoding tannase/feruloyl esterase family alpha/beta hydrolase — MRGVMRRLAVAGMVVLAAGSARSAAAPRACGSLVGTRLADAVVTAATEVAAGVFTPPADGLPGSPMALPAYCRVQGTARPTADSEIKFEVWLPAAATWNGKFQQAGNGGYAGSIPASSLANGLKRGFATAGTDNGHTGMSPVFAAGHPEKVVDFGHRAVHLTAVHAKVLVESFYGKAASRSYFVGCSDGGREALMEAQRYPADFDGIIAGAPANNWTRLLTSGVWNWRALNETAGSAIPVAKLGLIQRAAAAACDRLDRVADGLIEDPRICRFDPAPLQCTGADGADCLTAAQLAALRKIYQGPRNPRTGEQIYAGAVPGTEAIMGNWHRWVVASPEQPLPFLAWFGTTFYQSMVFEKPDWDYRTMDFDRDLATAMAKLAPVLDATDSNLGPFRARGGKLIQYHGWGDAAIPAPGSIEYYEQVLATLGPSVPEFYRLFMVPGMGHCGGGIGPADFGQNEPSAHAGDPGRDMVAALNRWVENGVAPEQIIGAGIRPGEPLLDPAKAAPVSRPLCAYPKVAEYRGTGSTAEAANYSCRVPARPH, encoded by the coding sequence ATGAGGGGCGTGATGAGACGTCTTGCGGTAGCGGGGATGGTCGTGCTGGCGGCCGGGTCGGCGCGGTCGGCGGCCGCGCCGCGGGCCTGTGGGAGCTTGGTTGGGACGAGGCTGGCGGACGCGGTGGTCACCGCGGCAACCGAGGTAGCGGCGGGGGTGTTTACGCCGCCGGCCGACGGGTTGCCGGGCTCACCGATGGCGCTGCCGGCCTACTGCCGGGTTCAGGGCACGGCCCGGCCGACGGCGGACTCGGAGATCAAATTCGAGGTGTGGCTGCCGGCGGCGGCCACCTGGAACGGGAAGTTCCAGCAGGCGGGGAATGGTGGATACGCGGGGAGCATCCCCGCGTCCTCGCTGGCCAACGGATTGAAGCGCGGCTTTGCCACGGCCGGCACCGACAACGGACATACCGGGATGAGCCCGGTGTTCGCGGCGGGTCATCCGGAGAAGGTCGTCGACTTCGGGCACCGGGCGGTCCACCTCACGGCGGTCCACGCCAAGGTCCTCGTCGAGTCGTTTTACGGGAAGGCGGCGAGCCGTTCGTATTTCGTGGGCTGCTCCGATGGTGGCCGCGAGGCGTTGATGGAGGCCCAACGGTATCCCGCCGACTTCGACGGGATCATCGCCGGCGCCCCCGCCAACAATTGGACCCGGCTCCTGACCTCCGGGGTGTGGAATTGGAGGGCCCTCAACGAGACGGCCGGGAGCGCCATTCCGGTCGCCAAGCTGGGCCTGATCCAGCGGGCCGCCGCGGCCGCCTGCGACCGGCTCGACCGGGTGGCCGACGGGCTGATCGAGGATCCCCGGATCTGCCGGTTCGATCCGGCGCCGCTCCAATGTACCGGAGCGGACGGCGCGGATTGCCTAACGGCGGCCCAGCTGGCGGCCCTCCGGAAGATCTACCAGGGGCCGCGGAACCCGCGGACTGGGGAGCAGATCTACGCGGGGGCGGTGCCCGGCACCGAGGCGATCATGGGCAACTGGCATCGCTGGGTGGTGGCCAGTCCAGAGCAACCGCTCCCGTTCCTGGCCTGGTTCGGCACGACCTTTTACCAAAGTATGGTGTTCGAGAAGCCTGATTGGGACTACCGGACCATGGACTTCGATCGCGACCTTGCGACCGCCATGGCCAAACTCGCTCCGGTGCTCGATGCCACCGACTCCAACCTCGGACCGTTCCGGGCCCGGGGCGGGAAGCTCATTCAGTACCACGGCTGGGGTGACGCCGCGATCCCGGCGCCGGGCTCGATCGAATACTACGAGCAGGTCCTCGCGACCTTGGGTCCGTCGGTGCCGGAGTTCTACCGTTTGTTCATGGTCCCGGGCATGGGGCACTGCGGCGGCGGCATCGGACCCGCCGATTTCGGCCAGAACGAGCCTTCGGCCCATGCCGGCGATCCCGGCCGGGACATGGTGGCCGCGCTCAATCGGTGGGTCGAGAACGGCGTGGCCCCCGAGCAGATCATCGGTGCCGGCATCCGGCCGGGCGAGCCGCTTTTGGACCCAGCCAAGGCCGCTCCGGTCAGCCGGCCGCTCTGCGCCTACCCCAAGGTGGCGGAATATCGGGGAACCGGGTCGACCGCCGAGGCGGCCAATTACTCCTGCCGGGTTCCGGCCCGGCCCCATTAG
- a CDS encoding MoxR family ATPase: protein MAAPQRVPSNDVEELRRLAGAMDSLRSQVAKRIVGQTEVVDGVVTAILAGGHALLVGVPGLAKTLMVQTVAEALELSFNRVQFTPDLMPGDITGTEIVEEDPATGRRAFRFVPGPIFAHVVLADEINRTPPKTQAALLQAMQEHQVTAAGKTYALPDPFFVLATQNPIEQEGTYPLPEAQLDRFMLDLRVSYPSKAEEEAIVEQTTGSRKVKLEPVLDAAALHGMQDLVRRIPVSKGLIASAVTLARMTRPVDAESPALVKEYVEWGAGPRASQYLVLGAKARAAMAGRPMADLDDVKAIAPFVLRHRVVTNFAAEAASRSSDDLIRELVAGSAWQTRRI, encoded by the coding sequence ATGGCCGCACCCCAACGCGTTCCATCCAACGACGTCGAAGAACTCCGCCGCCTTGCCGGTGCCATGGATTCACTCCGATCCCAAGTCGCCAAGCGTATCGTGGGGCAAACGGAGGTGGTCGACGGGGTCGTGACCGCGATCCTGGCCGGCGGCCATGCCTTGTTGGTGGGCGTTCCCGGCCTGGCCAAGACCTTGATGGTCCAGACCGTGGCTGAGGCGCTGGAGTTGTCCTTCAACCGGGTCCAGTTCACCCCGGATCTGATGCCGGGCGATATCACCGGGACCGAAATCGTCGAAGAGGACCCGGCCACGGGGCGGCGGGCGTTCCGGTTTGTGCCCGGGCCGATCTTTGCCCACGTCGTGCTGGCCGACGAAATCAACCGGACTCCTCCGAAGACCCAGGCCGCGTTGCTGCAGGCCATGCAGGAGCACCAGGTCACGGCGGCCGGCAAGACCTACGCGCTGCCCGATCCGTTTTTCGTACTGGCCACCCAGAATCCGATCGAGCAGGAGGGCACCTATCCGTTACCCGAGGCCCAGCTCGACCGGTTCATGCTCGATTTGCGGGTGAGTTATCCGAGCAAGGCCGAGGAAGAGGCCATCGTCGAGCAAACCACCGGATCGCGGAAGGTCAAACTCGAGCCGGTCCTCGATGCGGCGGCCCTGCACGGGATGCAGGACTTGGTGCGGCGGATTCCGGTCTCGAAGGGCCTGATCGCCTCGGCGGTGACGTTGGCGCGGATGACCCGGCCGGTGGATGCGGAGTCGCCGGCGTTGGTGAAGGAGTACGTCGAGTGGGGCGCGGGCCCGCGCGCGTCCCAGTACCTGGTGTTAGGCGCCAAGGCCCGGGCGGCGATGGCGGGCCGCCCGATGGCGGATCTCGACGACGTGAAGGCCATTGCCCCGTTCGTGTTGCGGCACCGGGTGGTGACGAACTTTGCGGCCGAAGCGGCCAGCCGCAGCAGCGACGACCTGATCCGGGAGTTGGTGGCGGGCTCCGCTTGGCAGACGCGGCGGATCTAG
- a CDS encoding DUF1801 domain-containing protein produces MNPSAAELISNRIAELGDWRGETLARMRKLIKDADPEVVEEWKWKGTPVWSHDGIICTGETYQQVVKLTFAKGAALKDPAGLYNSSLEGNTRRAIDIPEGGRVNAAAFKALIRQAVALNGTSKGKAKKKPKA; encoded by the coding sequence ATGAATCCGTCCGCGGCGGAACTGATCTCGAACCGAATCGCCGAGCTCGGCGACTGGCGGGGAGAAACCCTCGCCCGAATGCGGAAGCTCATCAAGGACGCCGATCCGGAGGTCGTCGAAGAGTGGAAGTGGAAGGGGACGCCGGTGTGGTCGCACGACGGTATCATCTGTACCGGCGAAACTTACCAGCAGGTCGTGAAGCTGACCTTCGCCAAAGGCGCGGCGCTAAAGGATCCGGCCGGTCTCTACAATTCGAGTCTCGAAGGCAATACCCGCCGCGCGATCGACATTCCCGAAGGCGGCCGGGTTAATGCAGCCGCCTTCAAGGCGCTGATTCGCCAGGCGGTTGCTCTGAACGGTACTTCGAAGGGGAAAGCGAAGAAGAAGCCGAAGGCTTAG